The Tripterygium wilfordii isolate XIE 37 chromosome 4, ASM1340144v1, whole genome shotgun sequence genome has a window encoding:
- the LOC119997180 gene encoding FACT complex subunit SPT16-like: MSDQRNVNDQLPNGKTTGAGNAYSIDVENFGTRLKALYSHWSGHKADLWGSSDVLAIATPPPSEDLRYMKSSALNIWLLGYEFPETVMVFTSKQIHFLCSQKKASLLGVVKNTATKAVGVEVVMHVKAKNDDGTALMDAIFCAVRAHSSEDIVVGYIAKEAPEGNLLERWAEKLNNAGFVLGDVTNGLSDLFAVKDAGELLNVKKAAFLAYNVMNNVVVPKLENVIDEEKKVTHSSLMDDTEKAILEPSKAKVKLKAENVDICYPPIFQSGGEFDLRPSAASNDEYLYYDSASVIICAVGSRYSSYCSNIARTFLIDANPLQSKAYEVLLKAHEAAIAVLKPGNNISASYQAALSVVEKEAPELVPNLTKSAGTGIGLEFRESGLNINSKNDKVVKAKMVFNVSLGFQNLQRPTKNPKTQNFSLLLADTVIIGDQNPEVVTSKSSKAVKDVAYSFNEDDEEEEKPKAKPEANGSEAFMSKTTLRSDNHEITKEELRRQHQAELARQKNEETARRLAGGGSGAGDSRASARTSADLVAYKNVNDLPPPKGLMIQIDQKNEAVILPIYGSMVPFHVATIRTVSSQSDTNRNCYIRIIFNVPGTPFNPHDANSLKYQGAIYLKEVSFRSKDPRHISEVVQQIKTLRRQVVARESERAERATLVTQEKLQLAGNRFKPIRLLELWIRPVFGGRGRKIPGTLEAHVNGFRYSTTRPEERVDIMFANIKHTFFQPAEKEMITLLHFHLHNHIMVGNKKTKDVQFYVEVMDVVQTLGGGKRSAYDPDEIEEEQRERDRKNKINMDFQSFVSRVNDLWGQPQFNGLDLEFDMPLRELGFHGVPHKASAFIVPTSSCLVELVETPFLVITLSEIEIVNLERVGLGQKNFDMTIVFKDFKRDVLRIDSIPSTSLDGIKEWLDTTDIKYYESRLNLNWRQILKAITDDPQSFIDDGGWEFLNLEASDSDSDKSEESDHGYEPSDLEVVSESEDDASDSESLVDSEDDEEEDSEEDSEEEKGKTWEELEREASNADREKGEDSDSEDDRKRRKAKAFGKSRAPPTSSLSKRAKLRR, from the coding sequence ATGTCAGACCAGCGGAATGTTAATGACCAACTGCCGAATGGGAAGACGACTGGGGCGGGGAATGCTTATTCAATAGATGTGGAGAACTTTGGTACACGATTGAAGGCCCTCTATTCACACTGGAGTGGACATAAAGCTGATTTATGGGGTTCCTCTGATGTCCTTGCAATAGCAACTCCGCCACCTTCAGAGGATCTGCGGTACATGAAGTCCTCGGCCCTGAACATTTGGTTGTTGGGCTATGAGTTCCCGGAGACAGTAATGGTTTTCACCAGCAAACAAATCCATTTTTTGTGCAGCCAGAAGAAAGCGTCTCTTCTTGGAGTTGTGAAAAATACTGCAACCAAAGCTGTTGGGGTAGAGGTTGTCATGCATGTGAAGGCAAAGAATGATGATGGAACTGCGCTAATGGATGCTATATTTTGTGCAGTTCGTGCTCATTCAAGTGAGGACATCGTTGTGGGGTACATTGCAAAAGAGGCTCCTGAAGGGAACCTTCTGGAAAGATGGGCAGAGAAATTAAACAATGCTGGCTTTGTACTTGGTGATGTGACCAACGGCTTGTCTGACCTGTTTGCTGTCAAGGATGCTGGTGAGCTTTTGAATGTGAAGAAGGCTGCTTTCTTGGCTTATAATGTGATGAACAATGTTGTGGTTCCAAAGCTTGAGAATGTTATTGACGAGGAGAAGAAAGTCACCCATTCTTCATTGATGGATGATACAGAGAAGGCCATACTGGAACCGTCTAAAGCTAAGGTGAAACTGAAGGCGGAGAATGTTGATATCTGTTACCCTCCAATATTTCAGAGTGGAGGGGAATTTGATCTCAGGCCGAGTGCTGCAAGCAATGATGAGTATCTGTACTATGATTCTGCTAGTGTGATCATTTGTGCTGTTGGATCCCGATATAGCAGTTACTGCTCAAATATTGCGAGGACTTTTTTGATTGATGCGAATCCGCTGCAGAGCAAGGCATATGAGGTTCTTCTCAAGGCCCATGAAGCTGCAATTGCTGTACTGAAGCCTGGGAACAATATCAGTGCTTCATATCAAGCAGCCCTTTCTGTGGTTGAGAAGGAAGCTCCTGAGTTGGTTCCCAATCTGACAAAGTCTGCTGGGACTGGTATTGGTCTTGAGTTTCGTGAGTCAGGATTGAATATAAATTCCAAGAATGATAAAGTGGTGAAGGCAAAAATGGTTTTTAATGTTTCACTTGGTTTTCAGAATTTGCAGAGACCGaccaaaaacccaaaaacccagAATTTTTCACTGTTACTGGCAGATACTGTTATCATTGGTGATCAAAACCCAGAGGTTGTGACTTCCAAGAGTTCTAAAGCTGTTAAAGATGTAGCTTACTCATTCaatgaggatgatgaagaagaagaaaagcctAAAGCAAAGCCAGAAGCTAATGGGTCGGAGGCTTTCATGTCAAAGACAACCCTCAGATCAGATAATCATGAAATTACAAAGGAGGAGCTACGGAGGCAGCATCAAGCAGAACTTGCTCGTCAAAAGAATGAAGAAACTGCCCGGCGTCTTGCTGGTGGAGGAAGTGGTGCAGGGGATAGTCGTGCTTCTGCGAGGACTTCAGCTGATTTGGTTGCCTATAAGAATGTGAATGACCTACCCCCTCCAAAGGGTTTGATGATTCAGATCGACCAGAAGAATGAGGCTGTTATATTGCCTATCTATGGAAGTATGGTTCCTTTTCATGTTGCTACCATAAGAACAGTCTCCAGCCAGAGTGACACAAACCGAAATTGCTACATACGAATCATTTTTAACGTTCCTGGAACTCCTTTTAATCCTCATGATGCTAACTCCCTGAAATACCAAGGTGCTATATATTTGAAAGAGGTTTCTTTTCGCTCCAAGGACCCAAGGCACATAAGTGAAGTGGTTCAGCAGATAAAAACTCTTAGGCGACAAGTCGTGGCCAGGGAGTCTGAGAGAGCCGAGAGGGCAACTCTTGTTACTCAGGAGAAGCTACAACTTGCGGGGAACAGATTCAAACCGATAAGGTTGCTTGAACTTTGGATCCGTCCTGTCTTTGGTGGTCGTGGAAGAAAGATTCCTGGTACACTTGAAGCTCATGTAAATGGGTTCAGGTATTCTACCACTAGACCTGAGGAGCGTGTGGATATCATGTTTGCAAACATCAAGCATACATTTTTCCAGCCTGCAGAGAAGGAGATGATTACTCTTCTGCATTTCCATCTGCACAATCACATCATGGTGGGAAACAAGAAGACCAAGGATGTGCAGTTTTATGTTGAGGTGATGGATGTGGTTCAGACGCTGGGAGGTGGAAAGAGGTCAGCCTATGATCCTGATGAGATTGAAGAAGAGCAACGAGAAAGGGATAGGAAGAACAAGATCAACATGGACTTCCAGAGTTTTGTGAGTCGAGTAAACGATCTATGGGGCCAGCCCCAATTTAATGGGCTTGACCTTGAGTTTGACATGCCTCTCAGGGAACTTGGTTTCCATGGGGTGCCTCACAAGGCCTCAGCTTTCATTGTTCCAACTTCAAGCTGCCTGGTAGAGTTAGTAGAAACTCCTTTCCTTGTGATCACACTGAGCGAGATTGAGATTGTCAACCTGGAGAGAGTTGGTCTTGGGCAGAAAAATTTTGATATGACAATTGTTTTTAAGGACTTCAAGCGTGATGTACTCAGGATTGACTCCATTCCTTCAACATCACTTGATGGCATCAAGGAATGGCTTGATACAACGGATATAAAGTATTATGAGAGCAGATTGAATTTGAACTGGAGGCAGATACTGAAAGCAATCACAGATGATCCACAGAGCTTCATAGATGATGGTGGTTGGGAATTTCTGAACTTGGAAGCTAGTGATTCAGATTCTGATAAGTCTGAGGAGTCAGACCATGGTTATGAACCATCAGATTTAGAGGTTGTCTCCGAGTCGGAAGATGATGCCTCTGACAGTGAATCATTGGTGGACTCTGaagatgatgaggaggaggacTCAGAAGAAGACTCTGAGGAAGAAAAAGGTAAGACATGGGAGGAGTTGGAGAGGGAAGCCAGCAATGCCGACAGGGAGAAAGGAGAAGATTcagatagtgaagatgatagaAAGAGAAGGAAGGCAAAGGCATTTGGGAAGTCTCGAGCCCCTCCTACTAGCAGCCTCTCCAAGCGTGCCAAATTGAGGAGATAG
- the LOC119996722 gene encoding protein PAT1 homolog 1-like — translation MERSGKDLKDVTEGSSDTLFDASQYAFFGQNAVEEVDLGRLDDDGDDPVFGSVNDDEYHLFDKDEGVGMGSLSDVDDLATTFAKLNRVVMGPRNPGVIGDRGSGSFSRESSSATDWTQDGEVASWLDRQMPCMEDALELKRWSSQPQSSFARFSKSKPLYRTSSYPQQPPQQLIYTSEPVLVSKSNFISFPPPGSRSLQASPQHLNISSLSGGSGLPFSAPNFPPLSNSNPHLSGLHHGLDCGGNVPQYSSPGLLLNSRAQNHWLNHSGLLRGDQSSLLHNILQQQLSRHNDLYSSHLFSSQQQQQQHRLHASLQPSLAHLAAMQSQLYHSHPAPSHRRMAGLTDRDQKPKSSHQGRHRFSHHGSDISSQKSDSALVQFRSKYMTAEEIESILRMQHSAAHKNDPYIDDYYYQARLAKRSAGSRIKHHFSPVHLKELPSRGRNSAEQHPHVHADAHGRIPLTSIRMPRPLLEVDPPPSGSGAGSSEQTVSEKPLEQEPMLAARITIEDGICLLLDIDDIDRYLPFIQHQDGGAQQRRRRQMLLEGLAASLQLVDPLGKSAHTVGLGPKDDIVFLRLVSLPKGRKLMTRFLQLLFPGSELTRIVCMGIFRHLRFLFGGLPSDLEAAETTNNLAKTVSACTNGMDLRALSACLVAVVCSTEQPPLRPLASPAGDGASVILKSLLDRATKLLSDSQAAGTRSLSNRALWQASFDEFFNILIKYCVSKYETILQSVYAQNQPNADAIGSEVTRAISREMPVDLLRSSLPHTNESQRKVLLDFAQRSMPISGFNTHSGTSGQINSESVFEASV, via the exons ATGGAGAGATCTGGCAAAGATTTGAAGGACGTCACTGAAGGTTCATCAG ATACACTGTTTGATGCATCACAGTATGCGTTCTTTGGGCAAAATGCCGTGGAAGAAGTTGATTTGGGACGTCTGGATGATGATGGTGACGATCCTGTGTTCGGATCTGTCAATGATGATGAGTACcatttgttcgataaagatgag GGTGTGGGTATGGGATCATTATCGGATGTGGACGATCTAGCAACTACATTTGCAAAG TTAAACAGAGTTGTCATGGGACCAAGAAATCCTGGAGTTATTGGAGATAGAGGTTCAGGATCTTTTTCAAGAGAAA GTTCATCTGCCACTGACTGGACACAAGATGGAGAAGTCGCAAGCTGGTTGGATCGGCAAATGCCTTGCATGGAAGATGCCTTGGAGCTCAAGAGATGGTCATCACAGCCACAATCTTCCTTTGCTCGTTTCAGTAAATCGAAGCCTCTGTACAGAACTTCCTCATATCCGCAGCAGCCACCACAGCAGCTGATCTACACAAGTGAACCGGTTTTGGTATCGAAATCAAATTTTATATCTTTCCCTCCTCCTGGTAGCAGATCTCTGCAAGCTTCACCGCAGCACCTGAATATTTCTTCCCTTTCCGGAGGATCAGGGTTGCCCTTCTCTGCTCCAAACTTTCCCCCATTATCCAACTCTAATCCTCATCTTTCTGGTTTACATCATGGGTTGGACTGTGGTGGCAATGTTCCCCAGTACAGCTCTCCTGGACTTTTATTAAACAGCAGGGCACAAAACCATTGGCTTAATCACAGTGGGTTATTACGTGGAGATCAGTCCAGCCTCTTGCATAATATATTGCAACAGCAATTATCTCGCCATAATGACCTATATTCATCTCATCTATTTTCatcacagcagcagcagcagcagcacagACTGCATGCTTCACTTCAACCATCTTTGGCTCATTTGGCGGCGATGCAATCGCAACTGTATCATTCTCATCCTGCACCATCTCATAGAAGGATGGCTGGTTTGACTGACAGGGATCAAAAACCAAAATCTTCTCATCAAGGGAGACATAGGTTTTCTCATCATGGCTCTGATATTAGTAGTCAGAAGAGTGATAGTGCATTGGTGCAATTCAGGTCCAAGTATATGACTGCCGAAGAGATTGAGAGCATTCTTAGAATGCAGCATTCTGCTGCTCATAAAAATGACCCATATATTGATGATTATTACTACCAAGCTCGCCTTGCTAAAAGATCTGCTGGGTCCAGGATAAAGCACCATTTCTCCCCAGTCCACCTGAAGGAACTGCCCTCTCGTGGCCGTAACAGTGCAGAACAACATCCTCATGTACATGCTGATGCACATGGGAGGATTCCCTTGACTTCCATTCGCATGCCTCGTCCCCTTCTTGAAGTTGACCCTCCTCCCTCCGGTTCTGGTGCTGGAAGTTCTGAGCAAACAGTCTCTGAGAAGCCCTTGGAACAGGAACCAATGCTTGCAGCTAGAATCACTATTGAAGATGGAATTTGTCTACTTCTTGATATAGATGACATTGATCGGTACCTGCCATTTATCCAGCATCAAGATGGTGGGGCCCAGCAACGGCGTCGGCGGCAGATGCTGCTGGAAGGGCTGGCAGCATCACTTCAGCTTGTTGATCCACTTGGCAAAAGTGCCCACACTGTTGGCCTTGGCCCCAAGGATGACATTGTGTTTCTACGATTAGTCTCGCTCCCAAAGGGAAGAAAACTCATGACTAGGTTTCTCCAGCTTCTCTTTCCTGGTAGTGAGCTCACCCGAATTGTTTGTATGGGCATTTTCCGTCACTTGAGATTTTTGTTTGGCGGTCTTCCTTCGGATTTGGAAGCAGCTGAGACTACTAATAATCTGGCGAAGACAGTTTCTGCATGTACTAATGGCATGGATCTTCGTGCACTTAGTGCTTGTCTTGTCGCAGTTGTTTGTTCAACAGAGCAGCCGCCGTTGCGCCCCCTTGCAAGCCCTGCTGGGGATGGGGCCTCTGTTATTTTGAAGTCTCTACTTGACCGTGCGACTAAGCTGTTATCTGATTCTCAGGCTGCTGGCACCCGTAGCTTGTCGAATCGGGCTCTCTGGCAGGCATCATTCGACGAATTTTTTAATATCCTTATCAAGTATTGCGTGAGTAAATATGAAACTATTTTGCAATCAGTCTATGCGCAGAACCAGCCAAATGCAGATGCTATTGGTTCAGAAGTGACCAGGGCAATAAGTCGTGAAATGCCTGTGGATCTTCTGCGATCAAGTCTGCCGCACACAAATGAAAGCCAGCGGAAGGTTCTATTAGATTTTGCTCAGAGATCCATGCCCATCAGTGGATTCAATACTCATTCTGGGACAAGTGGCCAAATAAACTCGGAATCAGTTTTTGAGGCCTCAGTTTAA
- the LOC119997181 gene encoding protein PAT1 homolog 1-like isoform X1: MERSDSKDLKDASGRPSDALFDATQYAFFGQDAMEEVDLGGLDDDGDDPVFGSVNDDDFSLFDKDEGVGFGSLSDVDDLATTYAKLNSVVTEPKNPGVIGNRGSESFSRESSSATDWAQDGELGSLLDQQMPCMEDAQELKRWPSQPQPSSARFSESKPLYRTSSYPQQPPQLHQYTSEPILVSKSNFTSFPLPGGRSQQASLQHPYISSLSDVSGSPFSAPNFSPLPNSNPHLAGLHHGLDYGGNVPQYSSPELLFNSRGQNHWPNHSGLLHGDQSSLLQNILPPHLSRHDGVFSSQSHLQQQQRLHASLQPSFSHLAGMQSQPYHSNPAPTHRMMFGLVQFRSKYMTTEEIESILRAQHAATHSSDPYIDDYYHQARLAQKSAGSRIKHHFSPSHLKELPSQGRNSAEQHPRAQADVLGRIPLTSIRRPRPLLEVDTPPSGSVAGISELGLSMKPLEQEPMLAARITIEHGLCLLLDIDDIDRFLQFNEHQDGGAQLRHRRDMLLEGLAASLQLADQLGNSGHAVGLGPKDDIVFLRLVSLPKGRKLINRFLQLLFPGGELTRIVCMGIFRNLIFLFGGLPSDLGAAETTTNLAKTVSACINDMDLRALSACLIAVVCSTEQPPLRPFGSPAGDGASVILKSLLDRATKLLSDPQSAGTCSLSSRALWQASFGEFFNMLTKYCVSKYDTVLQSVYVQNQPSAEAIGSEVTRAISDEMPVDLLRSSLPHTNDSQRKLLLDFAQRSMPISGFNNHSGTSGQINSESVRS, from the exons ATGGAGAGATCTGATAGCAAAGATTTGAAGGACGCCAGTGGACGTCCATCAG ATGCACTCTTTGATGCAACACAGTATGCGTTCTTTGGGCAAGATGCCATGGAAGAAGTTGATTTGGGAGGTCtggatgatgatggtgatgatccTGTGTTCGGATCTGTCAATGATGATGATTTCtctttgtttgataaagatgag GGTGTGGGTTTTGGATCGTTATCTGATGTGGATGATCTAGCAACTACATATGCAAAG TTAAACAGTGTTGTCACGGAGCCAAAAAATCCTGGAGTTATTGGCAATAGAGGTTCCGAATCTTTTTCAAGAGAAA GTTCATCTGCCACTGACTGGGCACAAGATGGAGAACTTGGAAGCTTGCTGGATCAGCAAATGCCTTGTATGGAAGACGCCCAGGAGCTCAAGAGATGGCCATCACAGCCACAACCTTCCTCTGCTCGTTTCAGTGAATCAAAGCCTCTGTACAGAACTTCCTCATATCCGCAGCAGCCACCACAGCTGCATCAGTACACAAGCGAACCAATTTTGGTATCAAAGTCAAATTTTACATCTTTCCCTCTTCCTGGTGGCAGATCCCAGCAAGCTTCACTGCAGCACCCATATATTTCATCCCTATCCGATGTATCAGGGTCGCCCTTCTCTGCGCCAAACTTCTCTCCATTACCCAACTCTAACCCTCATCTGGCTGGTTTACACCATGGGTTGGACTATGGTGGAAATGTTCCCCAGTACAGCTCTCCGGAACTTTTGTTTAATAGCAGGGGACAAAACCATTGGCCTAACCACAGTGGGTTATTACATGGAGATCAGTCCAGCCTCTTACAAAATATATTGCCACCGCACTTATCTCGCCATGATGGCGTATTTTCATCGCAGTCGCATCTGCAGCAACAGCAGAGACTGCATGCTTCACTTCAACCATCTTTCTCCCATTTGGCGGGAATGCAATCCCAACCTTATCATTCCAATCCTGCACCAACACATAGAATGATGTTTGGTTTGGTGCAATTTAGGTCCAAGTATATGACGACCGAAGAGATAGAGAGTATTCTTCGAGCTCAGCATGCTGCCACTCATAGCAGTGACCCATATATCGATGATTATTACCACCAAGCTCGTCTTGCTCAAAAATCTGCTGGGTCCAGGATAAAGCACCATTTCTCCCCATCTCACCTGAAGGAACTTCCCTCTCAGGGCCGTAACAGTGCAGAACAGCATCCTCGTGCGCAAGCTGATGTACTTGGGAGGATTCCCTTGACTTCCATTCGCAGGCCTCGTCCCCTTCTTGAAGTTGACACTCCTCCCTCTGGTTCTGTTGCTGGAATTTCTGAGCTAGGACTCTCTATGAAGCCTCTGGAACAGGAACCAATGCTTGCAGCTAGAATCACTATTGAACATGGCCTTTGTCTACTACTTGATATAGATGATATTGACAGGTTCTTGCAATTTAACGAGCATCAAGATGGTGGGGCCCAGCTACGGCATCGGCGGGACATGCTGCTTGAAGGGTTGGCAGCATCACTTCAGCTTGCTGATCAACTTGGCAACAGTGGCCACGCTGTTGGCCTAGGCCCCAAGGATGACATTGTGTTCCTACGATTAGTCTCTCTCCCGAAGGGAAGAAAGCTTATCAATAGGTTTCTACAGCTTCTATTTCCAGGTGGTGAGCTCACCCGAATTGTTTGTATGGGCATTTTCcgtaatttaatatttttgtttggcgGTCTTCCTTCGGATTTGGGAGCAGCTGAGACTACTACTAATCTGGCCAAGACAGTTTCTGCTTGTATTAATGACATGGATCTACGTGCACTTAGTGCTTGTCTTATCGCAGTTGTTTGTTCAACAGAGCAGCCGCCATTGCGCCCCTTTGGAAGCCCTGCTGGGGATGGGGCCTCAGTTATTTTGAAGTCTCTACTTGACCGGGCGACTAAGCTGTTATCTGATCCTCAGTCTGCTGGCACCTGTAGCTTGTCATCTCGGGCTCTCTGGCAGGCATCATTTGGCGAATTTTTTAATATGCTTACTAAGTATTGCGTGAGTAAATATGACACCGTATTGCAATCAGTCTATGTGCAGAACCAGCCAAGTGCAGAGGCTATTGGTTCAGAAGTCACCAGGGCAATAAGTGATGAAATGCCTGTGGATCTTCTGCGATCAAGTCTGCCGCACACAAATGATAGCCAGCGGAAGCTTCTATTAGATTTTGCTCAGAGATCCATGCCTATTAGTGGATTCAATAATCATTCCGGGACAAGTGGCCAAATAAACTCTGAATCAGTGAGAAGTTAA
- the LOC119996840 gene encoding non-specific lipid-transfer protein 3-like, whose product MQTTVTCRFLVLAVTYLFLLATLGARVGSRISPDVFECNRVAPVVRDCYAYLSGNDKKPSEPCCSGAKMIMEMASEPGKKFLGCKCFKEEDSYLSNINQNEMLELSKGCNMNLTPLSCS is encoded by the coding sequence ATGCAAACAACAGTGACATGCCGATTCTTAGTCCTTGCAGTTACCTATTTGTTCTTGCTGGCAACCTTAGGAGCCCGGGTTGGGTCCAGGATTTCACCGGATGTTTTCGAATGCAATCGTGTTGCTCCAGTAGTTAGGGACTGCTATGCTTACTTGAGCGGGAATGACAAAAAGCCATCAGAACCTTGCTGCAGTGGAGCTAAGATGATTATGGAAATGGCTTCCGAACCAGGAAAGAAGTTTCTCGGATGCAAGTGTTTCAAGGAAGAAGATTCGTATCTTagcaacatcaatcaaaatgaaaTGTTGGAGCTCTCTAAAGGGTGCAACATGAATTTGACACCACTCTCCTGCAGTTAG
- the LOC119997181 gene encoding protein PAT1 homolog 1-like isoform X2, translating to MERSDSKDLKDASGRPSDALFDATQYAFFGQDAMEEVDLGGLDDDGDDPVFGSVNDDDFSLFDKDEGVGFGSLSDVDDLATTYAKLNSVVTEPKNPGVIGNRGSESFSRESSSATDWAQDGELGSLLDQQMPCMEDAQELKRWPSQPQPSSARFSESKPLYRTSSYPQQPPQLHQYTSEPILVSKSNFTSFPLPGGRSQQASLQHPYISSLSDVSGSPFSAPNFSPLPNSNPHLAGLHHGLDYGGNVPQYSSPELLFNSRGQNHWPNHSGLLHGDQSSLLQNILPPHLSRHDGVFSSQSHLQQQQRLHASLQPSFSHLAGMQSQPYHSNPAPTHRMMFGLVQFRSKYMTTEEIESILRAQHAATHSSDPYIDDYYHQARLAQKSAGSRIKHHFSPSHLKELPSQGRNSAEQHPRAQADVLGRIPLTSIRRPRPLLEVDTPPSGSVAGISELGLSMKPLEQEPMLAARITIEHGLCLLLDIDDIDRFLQFNEHQDGGAQLRHRRDMLLEGLAASLQLADQLGNSGHAVGLGPKDDIVFLRLVSLPKGRKLINRFLQLLFPDLGAAETTTNLAKTVSACINDMDLRALSACLIAVVCSTEQPPLRPFGSPAGDGASVILKSLLDRATKLLSDPQSAGTCSLSSRALWQASFGEFFNMLTKYCVSKYDTVLQSVYVQNQPSAEAIGSEVTRAISDEMPVDLLRSSLPHTNDSQRKLLLDFAQRSMPISGFNNHSGTSGQINSESVRS from the exons ATGGAGAGATCTGATAGCAAAGATTTGAAGGACGCCAGTGGACGTCCATCAG ATGCACTCTTTGATGCAACACAGTATGCGTTCTTTGGGCAAGATGCCATGGAAGAAGTTGATTTGGGAGGTCtggatgatgatggtgatgatccTGTGTTCGGATCTGTCAATGATGATGATTTCtctttgtttgataaagatgag GGTGTGGGTTTTGGATCGTTATCTGATGTGGATGATCTAGCAACTACATATGCAAAG TTAAACAGTGTTGTCACGGAGCCAAAAAATCCTGGAGTTATTGGCAATAGAGGTTCCGAATCTTTTTCAAGAGAAA GTTCATCTGCCACTGACTGGGCACAAGATGGAGAACTTGGAAGCTTGCTGGATCAGCAAATGCCTTGTATGGAAGACGCCCAGGAGCTCAAGAGATGGCCATCACAGCCACAACCTTCCTCTGCTCGTTTCAGTGAATCAAAGCCTCTGTACAGAACTTCCTCATATCCGCAGCAGCCACCACAGCTGCATCAGTACACAAGCGAACCAATTTTGGTATCAAAGTCAAATTTTACATCTTTCCCTCTTCCTGGTGGCAGATCCCAGCAAGCTTCACTGCAGCACCCATATATTTCATCCCTATCCGATGTATCAGGGTCGCCCTTCTCTGCGCCAAACTTCTCTCCATTACCCAACTCTAACCCTCATCTGGCTGGTTTACACCATGGGTTGGACTATGGTGGAAATGTTCCCCAGTACAGCTCTCCGGAACTTTTGTTTAATAGCAGGGGACAAAACCATTGGCCTAACCACAGTGGGTTATTACATGGAGATCAGTCCAGCCTCTTACAAAATATATTGCCACCGCACTTATCTCGCCATGATGGCGTATTTTCATCGCAGTCGCATCTGCAGCAACAGCAGAGACTGCATGCTTCACTTCAACCATCTTTCTCCCATTTGGCGGGAATGCAATCCCAACCTTATCATTCCAATCCTGCACCAACACATAGAATGATGTTTGGTTTGGTGCAATTTAGGTCCAAGTATATGACGACCGAAGAGATAGAGAGTATTCTTCGAGCTCAGCATGCTGCCACTCATAGCAGTGACCCATATATCGATGATTATTACCACCAAGCTCGTCTTGCTCAAAAATCTGCTGGGTCCAGGATAAAGCACCATTTCTCCCCATCTCACCTGAAGGAACTTCCCTCTCAGGGCCGTAACAGTGCAGAACAGCATCCTCGTGCGCAAGCTGATGTACTTGGGAGGATTCCCTTGACTTCCATTCGCAGGCCTCGTCCCCTTCTTGAAGTTGACACTCCTCCCTCTGGTTCTGTTGCTGGAATTTCTGAGCTAGGACTCTCTATGAAGCCTCTGGAACAGGAACCAATGCTTGCAGCTAGAATCACTATTGAACATGGCCTTTGTCTACTACTTGATATAGATGATATTGACAGGTTCTTGCAATTTAACGAGCATCAAGATGGTGGGGCCCAGCTACGGCATCGGCGGGACATGCTGCTTGAAGGGTTGGCAGCATCACTTCAGCTTGCTGATCAACTTGGCAACAGTGGCCACGCTGTTGGCCTAGGCCCCAAGGATGACATTGTGTTCCTACGATTAGTCTCTCTCCCGAAGGGAAGAAAGCTTATCAATAGGTTTCTACAGCTTCTATTTCCAG ATTTGGGAGCAGCTGAGACTACTACTAATCTGGCCAAGACAGTTTCTGCTTGTATTAATGACATGGATCTACGTGCACTTAGTGCTTGTCTTATCGCAGTTGTTTGTTCAACAGAGCAGCCGCCATTGCGCCCCTTTGGAAGCCCTGCTGGGGATGGGGCCTCAGTTATTTTGAAGTCTCTACTTGACCGGGCGACTAAGCTGTTATCTGATCCTCAGTCTGCTGGCACCTGTAGCTTGTCATCTCGGGCTCTCTGGCAGGCATCATTTGGCGAATTTTTTAATATGCTTACTAAGTATTGCGTGAGTAAATATGACACCGTATTGCAATCAGTCTATGTGCAGAACCAGCCAAGTGCAGAGGCTATTGGTTCAGAAGTCACCAGGGCAATAAGTGATGAAATGCCTGTGGATCTTCTGCGATCAAGTCTGCCGCACACAAATGATAGCCAGCGGAAGCTTCTATTAGATTTTGCTCAGAGATCCATGCCTATTAGTGGATTCAATAATCATTCCGGGACAAGTGGCCAAATAAACTCTGAATCAGTGAGAAGTTAA